The following coding sequences lie in one Yamadazyma tenuis chromosome 3, complete sequence genomic window:
- the PMU1_3 gene encoding putative phosphoglycerate mutase pmu1 (EggNog:ENOG503NWTI; COG:G) — protein sequence MRVSWVYLCLDYLMVSNAISNESIESSNALVPSKYSVVKGFFEQDDSSTDNDDFDFMKDNFGLVSGTTWSDVTSEVDKLNAKNDNGTQYKLFFFARHGEGYHNIAPDNYSSEEWECVMQEQDGADGIEWYDALLTPDGISETSDLHTFWQNQLSGGAPLPESFYVSPLRRTLQTFNYTWNGLISYSDQIPLVVENAREKYGIGTESKRHPKSYISENYPFANFEDGFTENDKLWTTTKHEKSKHVRYRAELVLDEIFTSDNNTVISVTTHSGTISAFLKIVDHRKWSMKTGEVIPVIIKASKYEPYSKPDVDDAWSTLPSSCATYVADN from the coding sequence ATGAGGGTTCTGTGGGTGTATTTGTGTTTAGACTATTTGATGGTGTCAAACGCCATCTCCAATGAACTGATCGAGAGCTCCAACGCTTTGGTTCCCAGTAAATACCTGGTGGTCAAGGGTTTTTTTGAGCAGGACGATAGTTCTACGGACAAcgatgactttgatttTATGAAAGACAATTTCGGTTTGGTTTCAGGTACCACCTGGAGTGATGTAACCTCCGAAGTTGACAAATTAAATGCCAAAAACGACAATGGCACCCAATacaagttgttcttcttcGCCAGACATGGAGAAGGCTATCATAACATCGCACCAGATAATTATTCAAGTGAAGAATGGGAATGTGTAATGCAAGAACAAGATGGAGCTGATGGTATCGAATGGTACGATGCGCTTCTCACACCTGATGGTATTTCTGAAACCCTGGATTTGCACACCTTCTGGCAAAATCAACTTTCAGGAGGAGCACCTCTTCCAGAATCGTTTTATGTCTCTCCTTTGAGAAGAACTTTGCAGACATTCAACTACACATGGAATGGGTTGATTTCCTATTCAGACCAAATTCCTCTTGTGGTTGAGAATGCTCGAGAAAAGTATGGCATTGGAACCGAAAGCAAGAGACATCCCAAATCTTACATTTCGGAAAACTATCCGTTTGCaaactttgaagatgggTTTACCGAAAACGACAAATTATGGACTACAACCAAACATGAGAAGCTGAAACATGTACGATATAGAGccgagttggtgttggatgAAATTTTCACGCTGGATAATAACACGGTGATTTCTGTCACCACGCATTCAGGAACAATCAGTGCATTTCTCAAGATTGTTGACCACAGGAAATGGTCGATGAAAACTGGGGAAGTTATCCCCGTAATCATCAAAGCTTCCAAGTACGAACCATACTCGAAACCTGACGTGGACGATGCGTGGAGCACCTTGCCCTCTTCCTGTGCTACGTACGTGGCAGATAATTAG
- a CDS encoding uncharacterized protein (COG:S; EggNog:ENOG503P9K7) gives MEHQDQNIINLKTISRLFHELAFNKENTRLSQKTLQLSAQYINLFIREGILRSNDERLSDGDRLSHVDGIDNLETIRGNEGEEVEEEVPDITLNEDDIQSNPNTQYTSNEPPADGDNDTLDVRHLSKIAGVLLLDF, from the coding sequence ATGGAGCACCAAGATCAAAATATAATAAATCTTAAGACGATATCGAGACTCTTCCATGAGCTCGCCTTCAATAAAGAAAATACCAGACTAAGTCAAAAGACTCTTCAATTGTCTGCTCAGTATatcaatctcttcatcaGAGAAGGTATTCTCCGATCCAACGATGAGAGGTTATCAGATGGTGATAGATTGAGCCATGTGGATGGAATAgacaacttggaaactaTCAGAGGTAATGAAGGcgaagaagtggaagagGAGGTTCCCGATATTACCCtcaatgaagatgacaTACAATCCAATCCAAATACTCAGTATACCTCTAATGAGCCACCAGCTGATGGAGACAATGATACCTTGGATGTCAGGCACTTATCAAAGATCGCGGGAGTGTTGTTACTAGACTTCTGA